From the Vibrio natriegens NBRC 15636 = ATCC 14048 = DSM 759 genome, the window CGTTAGAAATGTGGGGAGCCGAAGTCCCATTGATTCCAGTACTGATCACCGTCTTCGCGATCAACGCACGTCACCTGCTAATGGGGGCAACACTTTACCCGTGGTTACGTCAACTACCACCCGCTAAACGTTACGGTGTCATGTTGGTTGCATCAGACGCTAACTGGGCAATGGCGATGAATTCATTTTCCAAAAAAGAACCGGGTCTCGGCTTACTCGTAGGTGGTGGCTTGGCACTTTGGGGCTTTTGGATTGTCGGTACCTGGATGGGCATCTACTTCGGTGGCGCAATAAAAGATCCTGTAAGCCTTGGTTTGGATATGGTAATGGGATGCTTCTTACTGTCTATGGTTGTAGTTGGCCCTAAAAACTTACGTATATTCGCAATTTGGGGAGCCGCAGCTGGGTCTTCTTTACTGGCTTACTGGTACCTACCTGAAAATAGCCACGTGGTGGTTGGCGCTTTTGCAGGTGGCATACTTGGCGCTTGTTGGAAGGAGAAAAAAGCATGAGCATAGAAACAAGTTTTGGCGGTACGCTTCTTATTATTTTCGCCATGGGGCTAGTGACATTAGCGACGCGATGGGGTGGCGTATTTGTGATGTCATTCATTCCTATTAGCGAACGCGTGCAACGCTTTATCACTGCCATGTCCGGCTCCGTGTTAGTTGCTCTTTTAGCACCAATTGCCGTTGAAGGTGACATCGGGGCGCGCATGGCACTGCTTTCTACTACCGTAGTGATGTTCATCGTCAAAAAACCGCTACCTGCTATTGCAGCCGGAATAGTCGCAGCAGCAGCAGTGCGGGCAATTTAGCGGAACAAACCTAGTTGCTAAGCATTCCAAACAAAAAGCCCCTCCACGACAACGCGTGGAGGGGCTCTACTTTTTATAAGGACTCACTTAAACGAAATGAATTAAGCGCAGCAGTTACAGTTACGCTTATATTTATCCATTTTACCTATACCCGGATTGAAGGTATTAGTTGGGTCTAATTGATGGTAGAACGTCTGCAACGAGTTCTCCGCTTCATACAAATGCCCCACATTGTGCTCAGCTGGATATTTCGCACCACGGCTGTTTAGATGCTCTAGCATTAGCTTCTTCATCAGCTTAGTATCTGTGCCCTTTTTGAACACATAATCCTGATGGAACACATAACACATAAAGTGACCGTAGTAGAGCGACTGAACCAAGTTCTTGCTCACTTCTTCTGGCAAGGTTTCCAACCACTCTTCGTCATTACGGCGCAGCGCAATATCTAACGCAACAATATCTTCCACATCTTTACGATGAATGGTCTCATAACGAATCGCAGCTCCAGCCGCAGCAAAACGATGTAAGAACGCTTTTTTGCCTTCGTCTGGGGTACATTCATAGAAATCGCAATCGCTTTCAACCGCCCATACTTCTTGCAGATATTTTTGAGCCTCTGCAATACCGCCATCGCTCATTTTTAGTATCAAGTGATGTTCGTACTTGTCACGGTAATCCAGCATGCGTTCAGGTAGGTGTTGCGGAAACAGCTTACTCGCGTAATACAAAATGGAATCTGGCAGATATTTACTAACAAAAGGCACACGCTCTAAAAAGTTTTCTACTTTCGCTTTCAGCGCGAACATTTTAGGTAATCTGTCCGTACCCAATTTGTCGATGGAAAGAAATACATCCTTGCCGTACTTTTCTGCCATGTTGAAGATATCGCGGTGTAGATATTCCCCCATTTCTGGCAGGTTTTCGAACGTCGATAAAAAATCTTTTCTTAGCTTAGTTAATTTCGATGGATCATTCGTACCAAGATAAAAGACCTGCTCTTTGTCAGGCACTGGGTAGCTGTCGACACGAACCGCAAACACACCAAGCTTACCCGCACAACCACTGGCTTCGAACAACCGGCGTTCGTCTGCATTAAAACGAGATGGGATATCAGAGGTAACATCACGAACACGCTCATCGTACTCTTTATCCGAAGCCATACGATCATCGTGAATGATCTTGGCAGGATCGAAGTTACCTTCCTGCAAGTTTGTCAGGATTTCTTCCGGAGTTTCACCCAAGCCTTCAATGCCAAGGTGGTTAACGAGGTTCAGGTTACCCTGCTTATCCACCTGAGCATAAATCGCCAGTTCCGTGTATGCAGGTCCTCGCTTAACTAACGCGCCACCAGAGTTGTTGGCGATACCGCCCACCACTGTCGCTCCTAACGAAGAGGAACCAATAATAGAATGTGGCGCGCGGTTAACGGCTTTAAGCGATTTTTCTAGTGAGTGTAAGCTAGCACCCGGTAAACAAACCGCCTGCTTGCCACCATCGAGCAAATGAATTTTCTTAATTTTTGTAATATTGATAACGACAACATCGCGGTCGTAATCATTACCACTTGGAGCAG encodes:
- a CDS encoding AzlC family ABC transporter permease; translation: MTENQQHIQTPSSTLHEFTRMDVWSGFTQLLPLSIFVVIFGLAFGVAAVQTGLDAFPTLLMSGLVFAGASQFATLEMWGAEVPLIPVLITVFAINARHLLMGATLYPWLRQLPPAKRYGVMLVASDANWAMAMNSFSKKEPGLGLLVGGGLALWGFWIVGTWMGIYFGGAIKDPVSLGLDMVMGCFLLSMVVVGPKNLRIFAIWGAAAGSSLLAYWYLPENSHVVVGAFAGGILGACWKEKKA
- a CDS encoding AzlD family protein, with amino-acid sequence MSIETSFGGTLLIIFAMGLVTLATRWGGVFVMSFIPISERVQRFITAMSGSVLVALLAPIAVEGDIGARMALLSTTVVMFIVKKPLPAIAAGIVAAAAVRAI
- the dld gene encoding D-lactate dehydrogenase, which translates into the protein MKQKQLIEEFKTIVGEENVLTDQVKTKYYRSGFRSGSGTALAVVFPNTLLEQWNIIKQCVEANCIIIMQAAKTGLTEGSAPSGNDYDRDVVVINITKIKKIHLLDGGKQAVCLPGASLHSLEKSLKAVNRAPHSIIGSSSLGATVVGGIANNSGGALVKRGPAYTELAIYAQVDKQGNLNLVNHLGIEGLGETPEEILTNLQEGNFDPAKIIHDDRMASDKEYDERVRDVTSDIPSRFNADERRLFEASGCAGKLGVFAVRVDSYPVPDKEQVFYLGTNDPSKLTKLRKDFLSTFENLPEMGEYLHRDIFNMAEKYGKDVFLSIDKLGTDRLPKMFALKAKVENFLERVPFVSKYLPDSILYYASKLFPQHLPERMLDYRDKYEHHLILKMSDGGIAEAQKYLQEVWAVESDCDFYECTPDEGKKAFLHRFAAAGAAIRYETIHRKDVEDIVALDIALRRNDEEWLETLPEEVSKNLVQSLYYGHFMCYVFHQDYVFKKGTDTKLMKKLMLEHLNSRGAKYPAEHNVGHLYEAENSLQTFYHQLDPTNTFNPGIGKMDKYKRNCNCCA